The DNA window ATATGTAAAGCGAGCATTTTCACTTGTATTTCTTGCTCATGTATTTGAGGGTGGCTTGGGGGATGCTAAATGAAAATTCCTGACATCAGTCATACTCGGCACGTCCCTGTGGGAGTCTCCCTGCCCCTTGTTAACGGGCGGCTCTTATCATTCAGGAAATCGCTCTCGCCCCCACCCCAAGCCTTTCCCTGGACCACTGGGCAGAATGGCGATGCCTGGGTAGCTCCCCTCCACTGCACCGAGACAGCAGCACTGTCCGGGCCAGGCCCAGAGGGAGGGCGCCCCGGGAACCCCTGTGCCCAACTTCCCCATTGCACAGGGATGGAGACTGAGGCCGGAGAAGGGCCAGACCCACCAGAAGTCACACAGCAGAGCTGGGACCTAACATCTGCCCGCTCTGGCCCCGTGCTCTCCATCACACTCTTGCCTCCAGAGCGAGGAGCCCGCAGCGGGGAGGAGGCATCCCTGGCCTTGCTCTTacctccctgccccaggccatTTCCACTGCCTTGGAGTGCCCTCTGGGGCCCGCAGGCACcctccaccgccccccctccACGTTGCCATCCCTCAGGGAGGAGGCCAGGCTGAGGTTCAAGTTCAGCTGGGCACCTGCTGCGCGAGCAGGCAGCCCCATGTTCTTTGTAACTTGTTCAGTCCTCACAGAAACCCGCCAACAAGGGCATGATTATGTGTCCGTTACAGAGAAGAAACCAGAGCCTCAAAGAGGTTAGAGTCAAATAGCTTAGAGTCAAATAGCTAACAAGCGATAGAGGAAAGGTTTGCACCCTGGTGTTTCTGTCTCCAGAGCTGTCCCTCCCTCCACCGCACTGGAGTTGTCAGAAGTGTGTTCCCAGAACGCCCCTTCCCTTCATACGCTCTGCTAAGCCTGCCTGTttcacctccctccctgctggggaTTGACAACGTACACTAAGACGttaaaggctctgaaaagtcctGCAGAGAAGAGGACGATCTGACTGTCCCACCCATCGTCCCCTGACCTTAGTTGAATGACATATGCAGAGGTGCACTGATTTAGTCACCCTGCCCTGCCACGGCAAGTTTAAGAACTGTGTGTTTGAGACTATTTTTGGACGTTCTCGTGAGAGTCAGCTCAGGTGGCTGTTACAACCTtacctttaaagaaaatgtaattcacCAGAGCAAAAACTGTGTCTTTGTCAAGATCTTGGACCAAATCCACAATTTTTCCTTGGGTTCCCTGCTCTACGTAATCGTTGATCCGTTTCTTGGCCTCTTGGTTGTCTCCGAAGTTGACAGAGAAGGCTTCTGAGTGGTACAGGTTCTTGACGTCCTCCAGAAACTTGTTCAGAAGCTTCACGCTCTCGTTGATGAACAGGCCACTGCCGGTGGTCAGCTGCAGCTGGCTGTCTGGTCGGTTGAGGGTGTGGAGAAGCTGCTGGAAGCCTTCGTGGACTTCACCCTCTGCTCTCTCGGTGAGGTTGAAACCGAGGCCCTCCAGGATCTGGGTGCGAGTGTCACCCTTGCTCCCCAGAGACAGCATCGCAAAGGCCGCGGCGATGCTCACGGGGGAGAAGAAGATGTTGGTGCGGTTGGACTCATGGGCCACCTGGCGGTACATGCTGAAGGCGAAGTCAGCCAGGTTCGGGGTGATCTTGTGGCAGGCTGGTGCCTCGTGGTGCTCATGGTCGTGTTGGGATGCAACCGTCTCCTGGACAGCGTCTCCCTGGAGACCCTCAGCCAGGGAGCAGGGGACCAGGCAGCACAGACCCGCCAGCAGGAGGAGGCCCCACGTGATGGAGGATGACATCATCCTGCGAGACAGAGAGGGGGCACCACGCCCATGTCAGGCCGCACGCTGAGTCCCCCCCGCCACTGACTGACATCCCGGGAAGCATCCAGAGCTTACCGAACCCCTACCGTGTGCCGGCCCAGTGCTGAGGACTTCCCTTCGCCCTCATCGTGGAGGACGGAACAGCAGCAGAGGCTCTACAGGGCTCCCCACCTGCCAGGCCCCCTTGTAAGCCCCTTGCCgtcccctctctggccctcttgTAATGGCCTGTGACCCAGGGCATATGACAATcgtccatttacagatgaggagaccaaaggcccagagaggtttaaGTCACCTGCCCGAGGCCACAGGGCAGGAAAGTAGCAGGCCCGGAATCACAGACCCGGGCAGGCTGGGTCTTGGCAGTGGCACTAACACCCTCAGTGGCCTGTGTGCCACAGTCCCTGCTCCACAAAAGGGGAAACTAAGGCAACAATGAGCACGGGAGATTTGTGCACACTTACCCGGGAAATGGGCCGGATCAGGCTCAGGTACGACTGGATGGGAACGGGAACACTTTCATGAACTCTTTTTATTTACCGGACACGAGGCTGCTGCCCAGAGGGGGCGAGATCTCGCCCAGTGACACACAGCCAGGTCACAAGGGGCCGGGGGGCCGACCCCACTCAGCACGCAGGGTGAGCTTCAGCCCCTAGCACTTTTGCCGGAGCTGAAGGACAGCCAGCCCCACAGGGGTCTGGGGCCTCGGCCACGTGAAGGGCGTCCAGTCCCTGCAGCCAGCTTACCCACACATCCTCGCCACACCTCCGTCCCAAAGCTGGGGTCGGCGGTGACGTGGACGGTCGACATACTGATTTCCCCAGATTAGGGGTTTGTGCGCGTACGTGGGGCAGGGGGGTAGGCGTtgaaaaagcatttctttttctgacgGACCTGAGTTCTAAGGTGGGCTTTGTCACTACCAGCTGGGTGACCAGGACAAGCCACTCAGTCTCTCTGGTTTTCCTGTTGCCTCCTATAGAGAGTGAGCTTGTTGGGAGAAGCCGGTGAAGTAAGTCGGACACCAGACTGAACCCTGACGGGTTCTGGCGGCTGGCAGGGGCTTACAACCAGAGGCCTTCAGAGGGCAGGCCGGGGACGGACATGGGTCCTCTGGCTCTGGGGACACAAGAGGAAGCAGTAAGGCTCATGGCTGAACCAGCTAGAGCAGGCTCTGCCTGGCGCTGGTCACAGTCCACATCACTCACAGCGACCCAGAGCCCGCCCTGCCCCTCtgagctccccctgccccagatGTGGCCCCGCCACGGGCCGCCAGCCTGCACCCCCTCAGCACAACCTTCTGTCTTCacgggtggggaaactgaggcccgagcAGAGGAGGACGTGCTCACGGCCACATCAGGTAGCTGCTTCTCATGTAATGAAAACCATCAAgcacaaaaaggcagaggaatccttAAAGTTGGAATTTGAAACCCAGAGGGGAAAAAGCTGGGAATAAGAAACGTTGGGTCTCGTGTAGCCTCCCCGACCTTTACGGGTGTCTTTGGGACAAAACAGCAAGACCCAGCACAAGACCCACCACCCCTTTCCTGGCCTTCGTGGCTCTAAATAATCCAAATATGACCGACCACACGCAGCTGTAGAAATCCAGGTGGGGGGAGATCTGAATGAGTTTCCCCTGCACTGACGTTGGATTCTCGGTTAGCAGTGGTCTGGGTTTGCTGATGCGAAATGGAGTGAGGGGTGGGgcgaggggaggtggggggtgggagaggctcCCTCGGAGGAGGGAGGCTGCTGGCTGGGGGGCTTGGCTGCGGAGGGGCCGCCGCCGTCGTGGGCACAGCCGTCTCGGTGCGTGTAACATCGCCTACTCTGGTAAAaagtctgaggctcagagagggtcagggccttgccaaggccacacagcgaatcagtggcagagctggaatgaGCCTTGGTTTCCCTACCACTTGAACGGCAGATTGAGACAGCCGTGTCCTCGGGTCTCAGACTCTGTGGGCGTCAGAACCGGCCCCGGGGGAcgctgacgtggggcttgagcctcCTCTTGGCTTCCCTTTGCCTCTCAGTTGCTCCTTCCAACTCAGGGCCCCCAGCCTTCTGCTTTCTCCACGCCCTTCGGTCAAAGGCGGCACCCGGCGCccccagagcctgatgctggggaAGATGGTGTCCTGGACGGGGGGGCACTCGGACGTGTAGAGACCGAGCTTTAAACCTCAAGAATGAGGACGTCATGGCGACATTTCCGGCATCCAGGGCAGGTGGGAGCAGTCTGCCAGGGAGGGGGCCCGTGAAGTGAGCCATCTCTTTGCCTAGTCAAATACCATTTCCACCCACAAGCATAAAATGAATGATCCCGGGTGACCCAGTGGGGTCCAGGCAAGCCACTGGGGCATCAACCACCTGCTAAAACCTGGCCCTGAATAAGCCCAGGTGTGATTCAGCTCAACCACCTGTGGGCGATAGCCTTGGGCAGGTGACTTCACTCCGTTGACCCCCGGCTTCCTGTCTGTAAAGCGGAGGGAAGATGCCTGTGCGTGGCAGATGTGAGGTGCAGACAAGGTGACGGGTGGGTGGGCACCTGCCAGGTGTGGACGCCCTCGTACCTACGCACAGGTAGGGTTCAAGTGGAAAAACTGGCAGGTCTCTTCCTGGCCGGTTGCCATATTGCCCAGGACCAGAGAAGAGGGTCCGTGCTCAGCGATGAACGGCCTCTGAGTTTCGgagaattttaaattcaattctGTGCCCAAACCTGTGCCTCAGCGTCACCGTCACTGTCATCGGGTCCAGTAAATACCAGGTGTTTCACTGTCTCTGTGTCATCTAATGTCCCCGACAAAGCTTACCCTACAAAGTGGGAATTACTATCAGCCCCgttttagaaatggagaaactggggtcacagaggttaagtaacttactgaAAGCCATAGACCTGGTTGCTTATGAATCTGGGATTTCATCTTAACTAAGCATTTTGATTCCGGAACTTGGCCGTCAGTCCTTCTCTGTGTACAAAGCTGAAGCCAGACACCTTGAAACAGGAAATCGGTGGAGTGGTCTGGCTCAGGGAAGGGGGGAAGCATCGCTTGTGGCTAAGCTCAGAGGCTATGAGGCCAGAAGGCTTGTGTTCTGTTCgatatcagctgtgtgaccttgggcaagttacttaacctctctgaatctccgTTTCCGGGAGATGACCACGTGCATTTCCTCATGGAGCGACGGTGCAAATTAAATATGTGCAAAGTGCCAAGAAACGCTTCACACACTGTCAGCTGCCAGGGAGCCTCAGCCGTTACTGATATTGTTATGGACCTTTTGGAGCACCACGTGGGAGTCTGGTGGCCTTGGCCATTTTTGTAGCCTCTGTCTCCAAAAACCGATGACAGAGACATTTTATCCTTCCCGTGCTCTGGAGATCaaggctggaggggtggggtgaggggaaagaGGGCAAAAGCTGTCTACGGTTTGTCCAAGGGGACAGAGAGGTTGAGCAGTGGTCCAGGGTCACCCAGCATCAAAGAGGCCTCGAGGCCAGCCCAGGCTTCCCATTCCCCAGCTGGCACCCAAGACCCGAGACGATTATgttggcagggggaggaggtTTGGGAACGTGAGCTCTGGAGTTAGGCAGCCTCAGTTTGAATCCTGGAgagtgtgtgatttggggcaagttctAAACTTCTCTGTTCCTgacttccttatctgtaaaatggaaataacctcAGTAACCACCGCAAAAGGCTGCTGTGAGGTCTAAAGTCCTGACCGCATGTAAGGAGATCAGCAGCCGCCTGGCTACAGCAAGGGGTCAGGAGCACAGCTCCGAGCCCCAAGGACGGTGCCCTCCCAGGGTTTTGGATCTTGCGCCACGAACGAGGGCGCCCAGAAGCCCACGGACAGGGAAGCCCAGCGTGGTTCTGATCTGGGCATATCCATGGAGGATGGAGTGCACGGCTGGAACTCTGGGCTCCGGTCCCACCTGCCTCCCCCGAGGTCCCTATATGAGTCCGGGCTCCCCactgtccctctctgggccttatcTTTCTCATCCTTAGAAGCGGGGAGAAGATACGCCCCCAGGCATAGGGAAGGCGGTGAGCCCTGCAGGAGGCAGCCCATGGGAAGGACACAAGagctctgcccacctccctcccggGGTCCCACGTACACACCACTCACAGAGGGCCAGTGTTTTCTCCAGTAGGACCTTGGGAGGCCCTGGGCAGGCTTGGGAGCAGAAAAGGAGCTCCAGGGCTGCTCTTGCTGTGACGACAGGGGGTCCGGCCCCGGCCTGTGCCACCCTCTCCGCATTCCCGCGGCCTGCCTGGCAGTGCAGGGGCCCCGAGGCCTCTCCGGAGGCTCCCCCAGTGGAAGGCATACTTACGGTTTACTGTCCCAGGCCGGGGCTGGTGACCGAAGCTGAGGAGACAGAGCCTAGTTGTGGCTCGTATTTAAGCAGTGGACCCAGAGGGACGACGGGGGAGGCTGCTGGTGAATATTAACTAAGGTCACCCCAGTTATCAGAGGAGCAAATAGGGACTAAGTCCATAGGCCAGTTCTGAGCTGCCCACTCGCACAGCCCCTGTGTGCTCTGTCTGGACGGCACGCAGCCCTCTGTTCCCTACACGAAAGGGAGTCATTGTGCCCAGCTCATAAACCACAGCGTCCTGCAtccacgggggtgggggtgggggcgggggcatgACTCAGGCACTCTTTGGGACAGCATCACTTTGGTGGCTTACCCTCCCCCTGGGGAGTTCTCAGTGGCTGCCCCACTGGTGGCAAGGAGCCACCTTGAGATGCCTCCTGCTGGAGACGCGCTGCTGCCTTGGGCGCAGGCGGGGAAGTTAAAAGCACATTTGGcggacagggaaactgaggtccggAGCGGAGAGGTTGCTTGTCCATAGTCAGCCAGCTAGCCCCAGATGCGAAAAACCTCTCGATTTTCCTGAGGGGTGAACGGGCCCTGACCAATGCTGACACAGCCGCTCTAGGCTGGCACGGGCGGCCACAGGCACAGGCCAGGGGGCAGATGGCAAATTGATAAAGAAGGGCTGTGCTGCCTCAGGCAAgctgcttcacctctctgaaccagGAGGGGCTTTTGTCTGCATCGTAGGGGTTTGGAAGTCCGGCTTCCGAGCGGGGGTGTCGGGGGACGTACGCGACCACTTCTATAAAGTGCCAGGTGAACAGAAGGCTCTTCTGTTTGGCCCGCACAGCCCTCTGCTCAGCCCTGCTCTCCAGGCTTCTCCGGGCAGGAGGAGGCTTAGTTCTTGGCCAGCCTCAGCCTGTTACTGTTTCCACTGGGTGTGGCTCCCGGCAGAGGAATGTGGTTCACAAGCTGCTTGGATTTTCCTGGGCATGTGGCCCTGTTCTGGGGCTATTACAGCCCCCTGGAGCGCCGCTGGGGGCGGAGACGGTGGGACAGGGCAGAGGCTTGGCAGGGCCTCACTTGACCGTGATCCCTTTAGAAACCTAAGGCAGACCTCACCCGCTCTCTGTGCACCCTGACGGTCCCTGGCACAGGATAGGCGCTCTACGGGCATTTGTCGAAGGGGCAGATGAGTGGGTGAGTGcgtttctgtccctcctctcgtTCCCCTGGTCGCAAGTGTGGGACTCTGCCAGGCGGACGACCTGTAGTTTCCTCTGGGACACGGGTTCAGGCCCGGGAACCCAGCTCCCCCATTCATTGACTGTGAGATCTCAGAGCAGCTGTTTAAcctccccgtgcctcagtttccccacctgtgaaaTGAAGATCGCAACAGTACCCGCCTCGATGGGCCGCTGTGAGGATTCAACGCAGTAGTTCAaggttagctcagagcccaacatcgGGTGTGCTCAGTAAGCCCTTGTGATGGGGGCCCTACCTCGTGCCAGTGGCTTTCCTTGGTGTCATTGTGGCGGGGGGAGGCATTCCAGGACTATCCCCCCCAGGCTCTCCCATCCAGTGCTCTCAGTGACCCTGTGAGGGGAGCACCTGCCAGCCCCCATACAGAGCAGAAcaagctcagagaggggaagaagccCCACTCCCATCCTGCCCCCCTACTTCCATGATATGGCTTCGGGCTCCTTCCCCTCAGCTGGCTGGCTGGGCACCTCCCCCCTGGGgctctacacccccccccccccccatggctcAGAGAGCTGGGCTGTGATTGAGGCGAGGCTTGACCTCCATACCTCCCGAGCATCTCCTCCtctccccgtgcctcagtttctccatctgtacaaTGGCCTCCTTCCAACCCcagctgcccgccccccacctcttGCAGAGAGTGGATGGACAACaccaagtgccccccccccccccccccgtccatgCTCTTACCAAGCTTGGCTTCCCCGGCCCAGTGGCCTCGGGGCTGGTGGGAGGGACCGCCCCATGCCCCCTCTACCTGTGATCCTTGTGCTGTGCTGGCCTCCACACCTCCTGTGACAGTCtggcctcctctgcctcctctgagACTCTGTGTGCGCCCAAAGGAGTGCACGGTCTCTACCAGCCTTGGAGGAAGGAGACTCTGGGTGTCCGAGGCAGCAGGTCTGGGAGGGGCGGGGAACTGGGACAGGAAGCCGCCCAGCACAAAGCTGTGGGTAGCCGGGCGGGTGCCAGTCAGCCCTTCCTGGCCCAGGCAGTCCTGCTTGTCACCTGCTCTTCTGGCTGTGTCCATAAGCCTCTGTCAGAGGGAGGGTGGCCCTGGGCTCAGAGGGTTAAAGGAGACAACAGGTGTCAGTCCCCCTCCTAGCCCACGGCCTGGCACCAGCATCTCGGGGGGTTTCCAGGGCCAGCCGTGGAGGGGAGCACTGAGCCACCTGACAGATGCCCAATGAGACCCCCACAGAAGCTGAGAAGGGTCTGCGTGTATGGCAGAGGTATATGTCCCGGACTCTGGCTGGGTGCAGAAGGGATGCCAGACGTCCCAGCAGGGGCTGGGCCACGTGAGGGGCTCAGGGACCCTGTCCCGTTCGAATCAGGACTCCACGCTCAACTCTTCCTTACCTCCCCGCCCTCCTACTCCCCCATCCCCACTGTCTTAGGATTTTCTGCAGCCTCAGCGTGGGCGGGCAGGTTGGTGGCAGAGGGCTCCTGATCCAGGAAGAAGGGGTGGGATGATCTGGGGAAACTGAGCTGGGATAGAATCCTGGTTGGGAGGGGGCACCCAGTGACCTTTCTCGAGGACAGCATTCCATGAACCAAAAACCATGGTGGGGCAGGTCTGGTCCGCTTGGTTACTGCTGGAATTGTTGATTGCAGCCTCTGAGCTGATGCGCTGGGATTGAACGCATCCTCGGAAGAGCCCGTGGGCTGGTTTAAATACGAAGCTTCTGGGgtccccctccccgtccccaggCCCTGCCTAGAGGTGGGAGAAGCCTGAGCGCTGAGCTGTTGTGTCTGCAGTGGAAAGGGCATGAGGGGGAGGGTGACCAGGCGGGTCAGGAGAGTGGGGTGTACTTCAGGGGCATTTCGGGGCCATTGGGAGAGCTCCCTGGACTGTGCCGACGGCCCCTTGCAACGCTGGAGCTCTCACGTGCTCTCTGGTCCCCCGGCACCGGCTCTCTTCCTCAGGGGGCAGCGTGGGGTGGTGGTTAGGGCACGGGCTCAGGAGCTAAACGCCTGGGTTCAAGCCTGAACTACACCACCGGCTGTCCTTTGCGAAAGCTTCACCGCTTGCCTCGGTTCCCTCATCCGTAATACACGCGATAAGAGGTATCCCTCGttgctttttgaatttttttaacgcttatttatttttgagagacagagagagacagagaacgagcaagggaggaagagagggagagggagacacagaatcggaagcaggctccaggctctgagctgtcagcacagagcccgacgcggggcttgaaccctcgagccctgagatcgtgacccgagccgaagtcagttgcttaaccgactgaaccacccaggtgccccgaagagGTATCACTTGTCCCAGGATTGTGAGGAATCAATGCGAAATGGGGATAATGGGTCTTTTTCTCAGAGAGGCTCAAGGGAACTGATGCTCGTGGGGTGTTTTACACCAGGCCTGCTCTTGAATGTCACGGACACCCGTGTGTGTCTGCCTTCTCCCAGCCCGTTCACTTTAGTAGGGTTGGTCGGATGCTCCTGGCTTTCTCTCCCAGGACACGAGTTCAGTTTGCGCCGTGAATTTGCGGCCGGTTGGCACCTTGCAAATCATCCAACTTGCAACCCCCTACTGGGCCTTCTTCCCTCCTGGATGGCACCTCTGGGCCTGCTTCCTGTGTGTGGTTCGGTTCTTGCTTTTTCTGGAAATGTCTGGCTTATCCAGAGCCTTCTCGGCTCGTCCTTACTCAGAGAAAAAGGAGGCCAACGCATGCGTTGTAAGTGTGTTCTATTAACAGAGTCGGTAGAAGGCATAGAGCACGCATCTGTAGCTTTAACCCCTACGTGTTGAAGTTAAGAGAGCTAGCGTTTTTGGTATAACTAACCCTTCCTGCACTTTAACTTTACTCTCTTGAATTTATGGGCCATTATGGCCATCATGGCCTCTCAGCTTTTGGGAGGCTCAACTTATCCCGTTCAACTACGGCGCTATTTCCTTTAGGATGGTC is part of the Neofelis nebulosa isolate mNeoNeb1 chromosome 7, mNeoNeb1.pri, whole genome shotgun sequence genome and encodes:
- the LOC131517693 gene encoding alpha-1-antitrypsin-like, whose translation is MMSSSITWGLLLLAGLCCLVPCSLAEGLQGDAVQETVASQHDHEHHEAPACHKITPNLADFAFSMYRQVAHESNRTNIFFSPVSIAAAFAMLSLGSKGDTRTQILEGLGFNLTERAEGEVHEGFQQLLHTLNRPDSQLQLTTGSGLFINESVKLLNKFLEDVKNLYHSEAFSVNFGDNQEAKKRINDYVEQGTQGKIVDLVQDLDKDTVFALVNYIFFKGKWEKPFEPEHTAEEDFHVDEDTTVRVPMMSRLGMFDVHYCDTLSSWMLLMDYVGNATAFFIVPDQGKMQHLEEMLNRDILAKALEERRSRSANLHLPKLSISGTYDLQTILRKMGITKVFSNEADLSGITEQGPLKLSKALHKAVLTIDEKGTEAAGATFMEAIPMSMPPTIQFNRPFVIILYYRNTKNILFVGKVVNPTHTKPGFLDSAPSPDDRH